The genomic window AGGATCTGGAAGCAAGAAAGACGctggctgaggaaaggagggcaGGTGAGGATGTTCTCCTGGCTGTTGGGGTGTGTTTAGTGCTGAGTCAGTGTAGATGAAAGAGTGAAGGGCTGTGGGATCCAGGTGCTACAGAACAGGGAAGGATGACCCTAAAGCCTTTATTTTTTAGATGATTTACTACAGAAAAGACCTGCTTGTTTTCATGTCAGCACAAAGGTGCTTACACCAAGCCATGAAGGGGCAGAAATCTGGTGTTGTCTGGACCTTCCCACTTCCCACTCTGCTCCCTTCACCCCCAATCTTGGCCTTTCTGCTCCACATTTCAGCAAGAAATGTCTCCTCTAGGGAAGAGacttgccatgggcagagcaGCCTCGTGTCAGCGCTGGCTGGGCTGAAGAAGACATGGATGTCATGGCTGGGTTGTCTCCACTAAAGAACTTTGCTCAGTTCAGCTCCTCAGCTACAAGTCCCATTCCCAGAGCTCTGGATTCCCCAAGTTCAGTGGCTTCCCAGCACTGAGGGTGAATTTGGGCTCCACCATCACCTTCAGTGGGAACATCAGCTTAGGAAATCGAGCCTTGCTGTAACTTCTGGCCAAGAAGGGGGAAAATGGAGGAAATCCAAGGAGGTcaggcaggagagagaaagagctgcagagggTGAGGGTGGTGGGTGGTGGGGTATGAGACCTCCTGGAAGTTCAGGGTGTGAAGTCCAGATCTGTGAGGACATGAGTCAATGCCAGGGAAGTGtttgctgcaggagcagagggaaaggcGGGGACTTTTCCTGAGAGACACTCAGGACCACGAGACAAGGTAAGGGCAGGGGGGGAGGTGAGACGCTCCTGAGCTCCACACCTGGCCATGCCACACCAGGATCGTGTCTCCACACCTTTTGACCTCGTGTAGGGACAACTGGTGGCCAACCTTCACCCAGGGCAAGGCTGGGGAGTTCCATGAGCTCAGGGGACCACCAGTGGCAATGGTTGTAAGGGGAAGCATCcaaatttctttgcatttaacAGAATGGAAAGCAAATCATTGCAGAGGTTTTTCTCTCAAGATTTCAGTGGCTGATTTAAAAGTGTGCAAAGTTTggctctgtgtctctctctgcctggatttttctcttttcctaatCCTGGGACCTGGAGGGGAGATTCCACTTTCATGCTGAAAGTGTTGGTGTGTGTTCCCTGGATCTATCACATAATATTTGGAGGctttctgttgcttttgaaaACCTGTAAACACTTttttggagaaaacaaaaatttcaagTAGCTGCTGCAAAACAGGAGATATAATTTTAATCTACTTTACAGGGGAGTCGAAGGGGATTAATGAAGCAATTAATAATTAACCTGAGCTTTATGTTAGTGCAAAGTACTGAGTAAATCTGTTCATaaggaaattatgaaaaataattaccttTTAGAACCGAGAGGCTGAAGAAGAGTCATGCAAAACTATACTGGAAGTGCTGGAGAAAGTTCAAAAACACTTTTTGGAGTTGAGGAAATTGTACATTGGAGGTGGAAACAGTGACATATTCCAGCTGCAATATTCCTGCTCAGAATTCCTACTCACAGCCATCAAACTGTTCCTCCTTAGCTTACAAAGTTTTGAAGAACTTTCAACTTTTACtttccaaaatacattttcttgtcCTCCAATCagactttaatttttctgtttgtttggctttgttttgggttggttttttttcattgttgttgttttttggtttgtttggtttggggttttgggggtttgtttggtgaGTTCTTTTTTTagtctttggggtttttttttagttggtgttttgtttttggtttgggcggtttttttggtgatttttttttagtgttttttttttttggttggtgttttggttttgttttggggttggtttttttttttttttggttgtttctgTTCAACCTGAAGCTTCAGCTTTCCCTACCCACTAAATTAAGGCTCCAGTGAGCTGCAGGGGAATGATGGTACAGAGGAAGGACAACAGCAGGAATCGCACCCCAGCGCACACCCACAAAGCCAAAGTCCAAGGAGGTCCCCCCAGGGCCCTGAAGGGACGaccccaccagctgctgccagagaCCTACAGTAAAAAGGCCCCAAAGAAGGTTTTGTGCTCCTTGGTGTAATCCACCAGCTTGATGTCACTGACGTTGACCATCAGCTTGTCTCCCACTTCTAAGGAGACCACAGCTCCCAGATAAATGGGCTGGAACCAGCCATTCCAGTTCTCACTGAGGGTCTTGGTGCCCGTCAGCAGCTGGGTGGGCTCGGGGTAACTGTCAGTGACCTTGGTGATGATCTCAGTGACAGAACTGGGTCTACTGGTACTCTCAATGGGCCCTCGGAACGTGACCTGAGCATAGACATAGTAGTCCCCAGACACAGGAATCACCAGAGCGTTGCTGGAATAACTCAGGTTGTTCTTGGTAAAGGCCAAGCCTCGCTTGTCTTCCCACTGCAGGATGGGCAGGTGGCTCCCCACGGCACTGCTGAGATCTTGTCTCTTcactgcaggagggagagagagggagaggaggtgggTTAGCTCAGTGCTGCCAACTGCCATGGGATGTCTCTGCTCCAAAGGGCATGGAATTCCAGCAGGGTGATCAGAGGGTTGGGATGGAAACGGTCTCATTTCCCAGCTTGAAACCTGGGGTGAGTTGGCTGCAGGCCAACTGTGCAGTGGGATTTTCAAGGGTGCCCACAGGGTGCCCACACCTGAAAAATCAGGAGTGAAGGTCAGGGAGGTTTTTGGAAGACCTGGACCAGTGTGAAGGGGTTTGTTgtgcctgggggtcctggttggaGGTCAGATCCCAAATGATGGGACTGTCCTTCCTAAAGGCCaagcccctggcactggggtggcTTTATCCTGCTGTCCTACCTATTTACAGAGTAAAAACCTTGTCCTTTAATGAAACCAGCACTGGGCACTTGGACTCATGGGCACCATGACTGAACCTCATGTTTTGGTACAGCAAGAAGAAATACTGAGACACCCTTTTCttcagcagggatgggctgcaATTCTGTCTCTGAGACAGACACTACTGTGCTGGCACAATGCCCACAATGCCCACCACGATGTGTCACCAAGCTCTGAGACA from Pithys albifrons albifrons isolate INPA30051 chromosome 20, PitAlb_v1, whole genome shotgun sequence includes these protein-coding regions:
- the TNFSF15 gene encoding tumor necrosis factor ligand superfamily member 15; this encodes MECAVEITPEAAAAATSPGSGMHLRKDLRRIRCAVLLCLLSVLVLMLPTAYLLLGHLRTPSSCASQVTEEKGSHFLKQRAVAAVTDTLSSAEKPRAHLTVKRQDLSSAVGSHLPILQWEDKRGLAFTKNNLSYSSNALVIPVSGDYYVYAQVTFRGPIESTSRPSSVTEIITKVTDSYPEPTQLLTGTKTLSENWNGWFQPIYLGAVVSLEVGDKLMVNVSDIKLVDYTKEHKTFFGAFLL